Proteins encoded within one genomic window of Marasmius oreades isolate 03SP1 chromosome 6, whole genome shotgun sequence:
- a CDS encoding uncharacterized protein (CAZy:GH5) translates to MAASDEPDRGTHTPLPDEFEHPRPNFGVETPRDSTYSTSSTPNNSSPLISQQKYEGEDDETRKEGKPGKRRPLILALIAFSVLAIVVLAVVLPVYFVVVKQNQKNNNAASTSGSHSGDAGSGTVGGGKGNPQSPSGATSGGDGSKIVTEDGETFIYNNKFGGFWVYDPLDPYNNNARPNSWTPPLNQTWDFSRDRIYGVNLGGLFVIEPFIVPRFFEKYPNAVDEYTLSQAMAADTASGGGLSQLEEHYKTFVTEKDIAEIAGAGLNWIRLPVPFWAIDTWPGEPFLAKTSWKYILRLLGWARKYGLRVNLDLHTIPGSQNGYNHSGKGGQINFLNGVMGIANAQRALNYIRIFTEFISQPEYNNLVPMFGIINEALVATIGKDVMTSFYLEAHNMMRSITGFGQGKGPYISIHDGFTDISSWSGFLTGADRFILDTHPYFSFGGGLNVDPIATGTGIDAGGIWPGQACNAWGPSVNKSRSGFGVTVAGEFSNGYNDCGLFLKGVPGGHTYGGDCGVFQDSSNWNDTLKAGIKAFAMASMDATQDWFFWTWKIGNSSANNRVEAPLWSYQLGYQNGWMPIDPREANGYCGKLGVNEPFNGQYQGYMTGGAGAGTIAAAATAGLSWPPVSINGIPAASMAFAPTYTPTGSVVTLEGPSVTKGASSVKGWFNTADNAGAPTTIPGCSYPDGWNAQGANLPATQCGAGGAASAPAAARTVPPAQVTDDVT, encoded by the exons ATGGCTGCCTCTGATGAGCCCGATCGCGGCACTCACACTCCTTTACCAGACGAGTTCGAGCATCCTAGGCCAAATTTCGGTGTCGAAACCCCTCGCGACTCGACCTACTCCACATCATCGACCCCGAACAATTCCTCACCACTTATTTCTCAACAGAAATACGAAGGCGAGGATGATGAGACCAGGAAAGAGGGGAAGCCTGGAAAACGACGTCCTCTAATACTCGCCTTGATCGCCTTCAGCGTGCTCGCGATCGTCGTTTTGGCGGTCGTTCTACCTGTTTATTTCGTCGTGGTCAAGCAAAATCAGAAAAATAACAATGCAGCTTCAACTAGCGGGTCACATTCTGGGGATGCAGGAAGCGGAACTGTTGGAGGTGGAAAGGGCAACCCCCAAAGCCCTTCTGGCGCAACATCGGGAGGCGATGGGTCAAAGATTGTTACGGAAGACGGCGAGACATTCATATACAACAACAAGTTTGGCGGTTTTT GGGTTTACGATCCGCTCGATCCGTATAACAACAACGCTCGCCCAAACTCTTGGACACCTCCTCTGAACCAAACTTGGGATTTCTCGAGGGATCGCATATATGG CGTCAACCTCGGTGGCCTTTTTGTGATCGAGCCTTTCATCGTTCCCAGATTTTTCGAGAAATACCCAAACGCAGTGGATGAATATACACTCAGTCAAGCTATGGCTGCAGACACCgccagtggtggtggtctaTCTCAGCTTGAAGAACATTACAAGACATTCGTT ACTGAGAAAGACATCGCGGAGATTGCAGGCGCAGGGTTGAATTGGATTAGGCTCCCAGTGCCATTTTGGGCTATTGATACATGGCCAGGCGAACCATTCTTGGCTAAGACATCTTGGAA ATATATTCTACGACTTCTCGGCTGGGCGAGGAAATACGGATTACGAGTAAATCTTGATTTACATACCATTCCCGGTTCTCAGAATG GGTACAACCACTCTGGGAAAGGTGGTCAGATCAACTTTCTCAATGGCGTCATGGGTATCGCAAATGCCCAACGTGCTTTGAACTACATTCGTATATTTACCGAATTCATTTCCCAACCTGAATACAACAATCTTGTGCCCATGTTTGGTATTATCAATGAAGCGCTGGTGGCTACCATCGGCAAAGATGTCATGACTAGTTT CTACCTCGAGGCTCACAACATGATGCGCTCGATTACTGGATTCGGCCAGGGCAAAGGACCATACATATCCATTCACGATGGCTTCACGGACATCAGCTCTTGGAGTGGCTTTCTTACCGGTGCAGACCGGTTCATCCTGGACACCCACCCGTACTTCTCCTTTGGTGGTGGGTTAAATGTTGATCCTATCGCTACTGGAACGGGCATTGATGCTGGAGGAATCTGGCCTGGCCAGGCATGTAATGCATGGGGCCCTTCAGTGAATAAGAG TCGATCCGGTTTCGGGGTCACGGTTGCGGGAGAATTCAGTAACGGCTACAACGACTGCGGGCTCTTTTTGAAGGGCGTCCCAGGCGGCCACACGTATGGTGGTGATTGTGGGGTGTTCCAGGATTCTTCGAACTGGAACGACACTCTTAAAGCTGGTATAAAGGCTTTCGCCATGGCTAGTATGGACGCTACCCAGGACTGGTTCTTCTGGACGTGGAAGATTGGCAACTCCTCGGCAAACAATCGCGTCGAGGCTCCTCTTTGGTCTTACCAGCTCGGATACCAGAATGGTTGGATGCCTATTGATCCCCGAGAGGCTAACGGATATTGCGGGAAACTCGGTGTCAATGAACCTTTCAATGGGCAATACCAGGGTTATATGACTGGCGGCGCTGGTGCAGGAACGATTGCAGCTGCAGCTACCGCTGGCTTAAGTTGGCCTCCAGTCTCGATCAACGGTATACCTGCTGCCTCTATGGCCTTTGCACCAACATATACACCTACTGGGTCCGTCGTTACGTTGGAAGGACCCTCTGTGACGAAAGGGGCTAGTTCTGTGAAGGGATGGTTCAATACGGCCGATAATGCTGGCGCACCGACGACTATTCCTGGGTGCTCATATCCAGATGGATGGAATGCGCAAGGTGCAAATTTGCCTGCAACCCAGTGTGGTGCTGGAGGAGCTGCTTCTGCCCCTGCTGCTGCCCGAACTGTGCCGCCCGCCCAGGTCACGGATGATGTGACGTAG